In Candidatus Sodalis pierantonius str. SOPE, one DNA window encodes the following:
- the elbB gene encoding isoprenoid biosynthesis glyoxalase ElbB, with protein sequence MKRIGVVLRGCGVNDGSEIHEAVLTLLAIDRAGAGALCFAPDKPQLQVINHLSGEPCDERRNVLVEAARIARGHIQPLSAASADELDALIVPGGFGVAKNLSNLAQTGADCEVDAELARLVQAMHEKRKPLGFICIAPALLPKILAVPLRLTLGTDVDAAEMVDDMGAIHVTCPVDDIVIDGDNNIITTPAYMQETSIAEVAKGIDKLMARVLEFIP encoded by the coding sequence ATGAAACGGATCGGTGTCGTGTTGAGAGGCTGCGGCGTCAATGACGGCAGTGAAATTCATGAAGCGGTGCTTACGCTTTTGGCCATCGACCGCGCGGGGGCCGGCGCGCTCTGTTTTGCGCCCGATAAACCGCAGTTGCAGGTGATAAATCATCTTAGCGGCGAGCCGTGCGACGAACGGCGCAATGTGCTGGTGGAAGCGGCGCGGATCGCGCGCGGGCATATCCAGCCGCTATCGGCGGCCAGCGCCGATGAACTTGATGCGCTGATCGTCCCCGGCGGCTTCGGTGTGGCAAAAAACCTCAGCAATTTGGCGCAAACGGGCGCTGATTGTGAAGTCGATGCCGAACTGGCGCGCCTGGTGCAGGCGATGCACGAAAAGCGCAAGCCATTAGGTTTTATTTGCATCGCGCCGGCGCTATTGCCCAAAATTCTGGCGGTCCCGCTACGGTTAACGCTGGGCACCGATGTCGATGCCGCCGAGATGGTAGACGACATGGGCGCGATCCATGTCACCTGCCCGGTGGATGACATCGTTATCGACGGCGATAACAACATCATAACCACGCCGGCCTATATGCAGGAGACCTCGATTGCCGAGGTGGCCAAAGGTATCGACAAACTGATGGCGCGCGTGCTGGAATTTATCCCATGA
- the mtgA gene encoding monofunctional biosynthetic peptidoglycan transglycosylase, with amino-acid sequence MRGRAGDRSLLRRVWRWLLRGCLALVALWLLAIVLFAFVPVPFTAVMAERQIDHWLRGDFRYAAHSRWVPMRAIAPPMALAVMAAEDQKFSRHWGFDITAIRDALNHNARSRHIRGASTLSQQTAKNLLLWEGRSWLRKGLETGLTLGIEGVWTKRRILTVYLNIAEFGEGIFGVEAALLEAVLPNPLSLSADAPSVYVRQRQRWILRQMRQMGGDAYLAQTGLR; translated from the coding sequence ATGAGGGGTCGCGCTGGCGATCGCTCCCTGCTGCGGCGCGTATGGCGCTGGCTATTGAGAGGCTGTCTGGCCCTGGTGGCGCTATGGCTGCTGGCGATAGTGTTGTTCGCCTTTGTGCCGGTGCCTTTCACCGCCGTCATGGCGGAGCGGCAAATAGACCACTGGCTAAGAGGGGATTTCCGCTATGCCGCCCACTCGCGCTGGGTGCCGATGCGGGCTATTGCCCCGCCGATGGCGTTGGCGGTGATGGCGGCCGAGGACCAAAAGTTTTCCCGCCATTGGGGGTTCGATATCACCGCTATCCGCGATGCGCTCAACCACAATGCGCGCAGCCGGCATATTCGCGGCGCGTCCACTCTATCGCAGCAGACGGCGAAGAATCTGCTGCTGTGGGAGGGGCGCAGCTGGCTGCGTAAAGGACTGGAAACCGGCCTGACGCTCGGGATAGAGGGGGTGTGGACCAAGCGGCGCATTTTGACCGTGTATTTGAATATTGCGGAATTTGGCGAGGGCATATTTGGCGTGGAGGCGGCGTTGCTGGAGGCGGTATTACCCAACCCGCTGAGCTTAAGCGCCGACGCTCCCAGCGTCTATGTTCGCCAACGGCAGCGTTGGATCCTGCGCCAGATGCGGCAAATGGGCGGTGATGCTTATCTGGCGCAGACGGGCCTGCGTTAA
- the dolP gene encoding division/outer membrane stress-associated lipid-binding lipoprotein, whose amino-acid sequence MKVHTPLILLCTALMLQGCVGAVVVGTAAVATKTATDPRTVGTQVDDGTLEARVANALAKDQQLKKEARIVNTAYQGKVLLTGQAPTPELAERAKQIAMGVDGATEVYNEIRQGQPVSLGRASMDTWITTKIRSQLLASDAVKSSNVKVTTENGEVFLLGLVTNAEGKAVAEVASKVNGVKHVTTAFTYLQ is encoded by the coding sequence ATGAAAGTTCATACGCCATTAATACTGCTGTGTACCGCCTTGATGCTGCAAGGATGCGTCGGCGCGGTGGTGGTTGGTACCGCCGCGGTCGCCACCAAAACCGCCACCGATCCCCGCACCGTCGGCACCCAAGTCGATGACGGCACGCTTGAAGCCCGGGTCGCCAATGCGCTGGCCAAAGATCAGCAACTGAAGAAAGAGGCGCGCATTGTCAATACGGCCTATCAGGGCAAAGTCCTGCTAACCGGCCAGGCGCCGACCCCCGAACTTGCCGAACGCGCCAAGCAGATTGCGATGGGCGTCGACGGCGCCACCGAGGTCTATAACGAAATCCGTCAGGGGCAGCCGGTGTCGCTCGGACGCGCGTCAATGGATACCTGGATCACCACCAAGATCCGTTCGCAGCTGCTGGCCAGCGACGCGGTCAAGTCCTCCAACGTCAAAGTGACCACGGAGAACGGCGAAGTCTTCCTGCTGGGGCTGGTGACCAACGCCGAAGGCAAGGCCGTGGCCGAAGTCGCCAGTAAAGTGAACGGCGTGAAACATGTCACGACCGCCTTCACCTACTTGCAGTAA
- the diaA gene encoding DnaA initiator-associating protein DiaA — protein MLERIKGCFTESIQTQIAAAEALPDAIAHAANVLAQALLGDKKILCCGNGTSAANAQHFAACMLNRFEAERPSLPAMTLNADTVVLTAIANDRQHDEIYAKQVRALGQVGDILLAISTRGNSRDIVKAVEAAVTRDMKIIALTGYDGGELAGLLGQQDVEIRIPSHRSARIQEMHMLTVNCLCDLIDNKLFPHLDD, from the coding sequence GTGCTGGAAAGAATAAAAGGCTGTTTTACCGAAAGTATCCAAACCCAGATAGCGGCGGCGGAAGCGCTGCCCGACGCCATCGCCCATGCCGCCAATGTACTGGCGCAGGCGCTGCTCGGCGATAAAAAAATCTTATGCTGCGGCAACGGCACCTCCGCCGCCAACGCGCAGCACTTCGCCGCCTGTATGCTGAATCGTTTTGAAGCCGAGCGCCCCAGTCTGCCGGCAATGACGTTGAATGCCGATACCGTGGTGTTAACCGCCATCGCCAACGATCGCCAGCATGACGAGATCTACGCCAAGCAGGTGCGCGCGCTCGGGCAGGTCGGCGATATCCTGCTGGCGATTTCCACCCGCGGCAACAGCCGTGATATCGTGAAAGCCGTCGAGGCGGCCGTCACCCGGGACATGAAAATTATCGCCCTGACGGGCTACGACGGCGGCGAATTGGCCGGCCTGCTCGGTCAACAGGACGTTGAAATCCGCATCCCGTCCCATCGCAGCGCGCGGATTCAAGAGATGCATATGCTCACCGTGAACTGTCTATGTGATTTGATAGATAATAAGCTGTTTCCCCACCTGGACGATTAA
- the rsmI gene encoding 16S rRNA (cytidine(1402)-2'-O)-methyltransferase produces the protein MNQHQQADISAATLYVVPTPIGNLEDITRRALSVLQGVDLIAAEDTRHTGLLLQHFAINARLFALHDHNEQQKADVLLAKLQDGQSIALVSDAGTPLINDPGYHLVRRCREAGIRVVPLPGACAAITALSAAGLPSDRFCYEGFLPAKRKARLDSLQGLAQEPRTLIFYESTHRLLESLEDMATAWGPLRYVVLARELTKTWESLHGGPVGELLAWVREDDMRRRGEMVLIVEGYRAPDDALPPEALRMLALLLAELPLKKAAALAAEIHGVKKNALYRYALDWQQKA, from the coding sequence ATGAATCAACACCAACAAGCGGATATTTCCGCAGCAACGCTGTATGTGGTACCGACTCCCATTGGTAATCTGGAGGACATCACCCGGCGGGCGCTGTCTGTCCTACAGGGCGTTGATCTTATTGCCGCTGAGGATACCCGTCATACCGGTCTATTGTTACAACATTTTGCCATAAATGCGCGGCTGTTCGCGTTGCATGACCATAATGAACAGCAAAAGGCGGACGTTTTATTGGCGAAACTGCAAGACGGACAAAGTATAGCGCTGGTCTCTGACGCCGGCACGCCGCTTATCAACGACCCGGGATATCATCTGGTGCGCCGCTGCCGCGAGGCCGGAATTCGCGTCGTGCCGCTGCCGGGCGCCTGCGCGGCCATTACCGCCCTGTCCGCCGCCGGGCTGCCTTCCGATCGTTTCTGTTATGAAGGCTTTCTGCCGGCGAAGCGCAAAGCGCGCCTCGATTCCCTACAGGGGCTGGCACAGGAGCCGCGCACGCTGATTTTCTACGAGTCCACCCACCGGTTGCTGGAGAGCCTGGAGGATATGGCCACCGCCTGGGGGCCGCTGCGCTACGTGGTGCTGGCGCGGGAGCTGACCAAAACCTGGGAATCCCTTCACGGCGGGCCCGTCGGGGAGCTATTGGCCTGGGTGCGGGAGGACGACATGCGCCGCCGCGGCGAAATGGTGCTCATCGTCGAAGGCTATCGCGCGCCGGACGATGCGCTGCCGCCGGAGGCGCTGCGCATGTTAGCGCTGTTGCTGGCCGAATTGCCGCTGAAAAAAGCCGCGGCGCTGGCGGCGGAGATCCACGGCGTGAAAAAGAATGCGCTGTACCGCTACGCCCTCGATTGGCAGCAAAAAGCGTAA
- a CDS encoding pirin family protein — MITCRTAQQYGQADFGWLQARYTFSFGHYFDPAFLHYASLRALNQEVLAVGAAFQPRTYPPVDVLNIVLRGEAEYRDSNGHAVRVAAGDALMLAAQPGVSYSEHNIGAQPLTRMQLWLDACPTRENPAVQSLTLPVAPHVLLASPQGEQGSLRLRQQAWVHRVTLAAGESLTVPLNGRRAYVQSVYGQVEIGGMQSARGQLSCGDGAFVHDEQPLTLRATAPLQALLQALLIDLAGDDRPAP; from the coding sequence ATGATTACTTGCAGAACAGCCCAGCAATACGGCCAGGCGGACTTCGGATGGTTGCAGGCACGCTATACCTTTTCTTTCGGCCACTATTTCGATCCGGCTTTCTTACACTACGCTTCTCTGCGGGCGCTGAACCAGGAAGTGCTGGCGGTCGGCGCCGCCTTCCAGCCGCGGACCTATCCCCCCGTCGATGTGTTGAATATCGTCTTGCGGGGCGAAGCCGAATACCGCGATAGCAACGGTCATGCCGTCCGCGTGGCCGCCGGCGACGCGTTGATGCTGGCCGCCCAGCCCGGCGTTAGCTATAGCGAGCATAATATCGGCGCGCAACCGCTGACCCGCATGCAACTGTGGCTCGATGCCTGCCCCACGCGGGAAAATCCCGCCGTGCAATCGCTTACGCTGCCCGTAGCCCCCCACGTCCTGCTGGCCTCGCCACAGGGGGAACAGGGGAGCCTGAGGCTGCGCCAGCAGGCGTGGGTGCATCGGGTGACGCTGGCGGCGGGCGAGAGCCTGACGGTACCGCTAAACGGCCGACGCGCTTATGTGCAATCGGTGTATGGCCAGGTGGAGATTGGCGGTATGCAGAGCGCGCGCGGGCAGCTTTCCTGCGGCGACGGCGCGTTTGTGCATGATGAGCAGCCCCTGACATTGCGAGCCACTGCGCCGTTGCAGGCACTGTTGCAGGCGCTGTTGATTGATTTGGCCGGCGACGACCGACCGGCGCCGTAA
- a CDS encoding LysR family transcriptional regulator, with protein MAKDRALTLEALRVMDAIDRRGSFAAAAGELGRVPSALSYTMQKLEEELDVVLFDRSGHRTKFTNVGRMLLERGRVLLEAADKLTTDAEALARGWETHLTLVTEALVPAEKLFPLIDKLARKANTQVSIISEVLAGAWERLEQGRADIVIAPDLHFRASLEINSRKLYRLLNVYVASPDHPIHQEPEPLSEVTRVKYRGIAIADTARERPVLTVQLLDKQQRLTVSTMADKHKALLAGLGVATMPYPLVEADIAAGRLRVVSPEYSAGSDIIMAWRRDSMGEAKSWFLREIPKLFS; from the coding sequence ATGGCTAAAGACCGGGCATTGACGTTGGAAGCCCTGCGGGTAATGGATGCGATCGATAGGCGCGGCAGCTTTGCCGCCGCGGCGGGTGAATTGGGACGGGTGCCTTCGGCGCTAAGCTACACTATGCAGAAATTGGAGGAGGAGCTGGATGTGGTCTTGTTCGACCGCTCCGGCCATCGCACCAAATTCACCAATGTCGGCCGTATGTTGCTGGAGCGCGGGCGGGTGTTACTGGAAGCGGCGGATAAGCTTACCACCGACGCGGAGGCGCTGGCGCGCGGCTGGGAAACCCACCTGACGCTGGTGACCGAAGCACTGGTCCCCGCTGAGAAACTGTTTCCGCTGATAGACAAACTGGCGCGCAAAGCCAACACCCAAGTTTCCATTATTAGTGAAGTGCTGGCCGGCGCCTGGGAGCGTCTGGAACAAGGGCGGGCCGATATCGTCATTGCGCCGGATTTGCATTTCCGCGCGTCCTTGGAAATCAACAGCCGCAAACTTTACCGCTTGCTCAATGTTTACGTCGCCAGCCCCGATCATCCGATCCACCAGGAGCCTGAACCGCTGTCCGAAGTCACCCGCGTCAAATATCGCGGGATTGCCATCGCCGATACCGCCCGCGAACGGCCGGTGTTGACGGTGCAACTGCTGGATAAACAGCAGCGCCTAACGGTGAGCACGATGGCGGATAAACATAAGGCGTTGCTCGCCGGGCTGGGGGTGGCGACGATGCCTTACCCGCTGGTGGAGGCGGATATCGCCGCCGGGCGGCTGCGGGTGGTTAGCCCGGAGTACAGCGCCGGCAGCGATATCATCATGGCCTGGCGCCGCGACAGCATGGGCGAAGCCAAATCTTGGTTCCTGCGCGAAATTCCCAAACTGTTTAGCTAA
- a CDS encoding DoxX family protein, whose product MKKLDDSALLVARVLMPILFIVAGYGKLGAGYAGTQQYMAAMGVPGFLLPLTILLEVGGGLAVLFGLLTRSVALITVVFTLLTAFIFHADFTQAGNQINFMKNLTIAGGYLLLAVSSPGAFSIDRLLAKKG is encoded by the coding sequence ATGAAAAAATTAGATGATAGCGCCTTGCTGGTGGCACGTGTATTGATGCCTATACTGTTTATTGTGGCCGGCTACGGCAAACTGGGCGCCGGTTATGCCGGTACCCAGCAGTACATGGCGGCGATGGGCGTGCCGGGCTTTTTATTGCCGTTGACCATTTTGCTTGAAGTCGGCGGCGGTCTGGCGGTTCTGTTCGGCTTATTGACCCGCAGCGTGGCGCTTATCACCGTGGTATTTACGCTGTTGACGGCGTTTATTTTCCATGCGGATTTTACCCAGGCGGGTAACCAGATCAATTTCATGAAAAATCTGACCATCGCCGGCGGTTATCTGCTGCTGGCGGTGAGCAGCCCTGGCGCCTTCAGCATTGATCGTCTGCTGGCTAAAAAAGGGTAA
- a CDS encoding TetR/AcrR family transcriptional regulator gives MNMATNTETNPVRDSILAHGQRIMAGKGFSAVGLNEILAAARVPKGSFYHYFGSKEAFGEALLERYFADYLAYLDATLSAPDQNMAQRLMAYWQNWQDTQSFHDCQGKCLAVKLGAEVADLSEAMRLALARGTSGITRRLARAIEDGVAEGSLTIEGSPTEVAQSLYQLWLGASVMVKIARDTQPFVTAMATTRHILHLTL, from the coding sequence ATGAACATGGCGACAAACACCGAAACCAACCCCGTTCGGGACAGCATTCTGGCGCACGGTCAGCGGATCATGGCCGGCAAGGGTTTTTCCGCTGTTGGGCTTAATGAAATTCTGGCTGCTGCCCGCGTGCCGAAGGGGTCGTTTTACCATTACTTCGGTTCAAAAGAGGCGTTTGGCGAGGCGCTGCTGGAGCGTTATTTCGCGGACTATCTCGCTTATCTTGACGCCACGCTGAGCGCACCCGACCAGAACATGGCGCAGCGTCTGATGGCGTATTGGCAGAACTGGCAGGACACGCAGTCTTTTCACGATTGCCAGGGCAAGTGTCTGGCAGTCAAGTTGGGCGCGGAGGTAGCCGATCTGTCCGAGGCGATGCGGCTGGCGCTAGCGCGCGGGACCTCTGGCATCACCCGTCGACTGGCGCGCGCCATTGAAGACGGCGTGGCGGAAGGGTCGCTAACCATCGAGGGTTCACCTACGGAAGTTGCGCAAAGCCTCTACCAATTGTGGCTAGGTGCCAGCGTCATGGTCAAGATAGCCCGTGATACCCAGCCCTTTGTCACGGCCATGGCAACCACGCGTCATATTTTGCATCTGACCCTCTGA
- a CDS encoding type 1 glutamine amidotransferase domain-containing protein codes for MKVLMVLTSHDRLGDTGRKTGFWLEELAAPYYAFKDAGAEIVLASPNGGQPPLDPKSNEPAFQTGETRRFEADAGAMAQLSATVRLDNVAEADYDTVFYPGGHGPLWDLPEDRHSIALIAAFLAAGKPIALVCHAPGVLRHVKTPAGRPLVEGKHVTGFSNSEEAGVGLIEVVPFLVEDELKALGGLYAKVEDWASYVVSDGLLITGQNPASSAATSARLLEQLKAS; via the coding sequence ATGAAAGTATTAATGGTTCTGACCTCGCACGACCGGCTCGGTGATACCGGCCGTAAAACCGGCTTCTGGCTGGAAGAATTGGCCGCGCCGTATTACGCCTTCAAGGATGCCGGCGCCGAGATCGTGTTGGCCTCGCCTAACGGCGGCCAGCCGCCGCTCGATCCCAAAAGCAACGAGCCGGCTTTCCAGACCGGGGAGACCCGCCGTTTCGAGGCCGATGCCGGGGCGATGGCGCAATTGTCCGCTACCGTGCGCCTGGACAACGTAGCGGAGGCCGATTACGACACGGTGTTTTACCCAGGGGGCCATGGCCCGCTGTGGGATTTGCCCGAAGACAGGCATTCTATCGCGCTGATTGCCGCCTTCCTGGCCGCCGGCAAACCAATAGCTTTAGTTTGCCACGCACCGGGCGTGCTGCGTCACGTTAAGACCCCGGCGGGGAGGCCGCTGGTGGAGGGCAAGCATGTCACGGGCTTTAGCAATTCTGAGGAAGCCGGCGTCGGATTGATTGAGGTCGTGCCGTTTCTGGTCGAAGATGAGCTGAAGGCTTTGGGCGGCCTGTATGCCAAGGTGGAAGATTGGGCGTCTTACGTCGTCAGCGATGGACTGCTGATAACCGGCCAGAATCCAGCGTCGTCCGCGGCGACGTCAGCGCGGCTGCTTGAGCAATTAAAGGCGAGTTAA
- a CDS encoding YqjK-like family protein, whose translation MSEPKPKHAKKLLLLHQIQQQRQALGVQSRRWQLVTAPWDRRWMRLLSFRRYLIAGTSLLALYNVCHPSRLMRWAKRGIGILGAVKMVRKALETR comes from the coding sequence ATGAGCGAACCCAAGCCGAAACACGCCAAAAAGCTGCTGTTGCTGCACCAAATCCAGCAACAGCGCCAGGCGCTGGGCGTGCAAAGCCGCCGGTGGCAGCTCGTCACCGCCCCTTGGGATCGGCGCTGGATGCGTCTGTTAAGTTTCCGCCGCTATCTGATTGCGGGCACCAGTCTATTGGCGCTGTACAACGTTTGTCACCCCAGCCGACTTATGCGCTGGGCGAAACGAGGCATTGGCATCTTGGGCGCGGTCAAAATGGTGCGTAAGGCGCTGGAAACCCGCTAG
- a CDS encoding DUF883 family protein has protein sequence MVKDATSEHLRAELKSLADTLEEVLRGSAQKPKAEFEKLRTKAERALKDTRSRLGDGSERLEEQTRVVASKADEYVHEYPWAGIGVGAVVGFILGALITRR, from the coding sequence ATGGTCAAAGATGCCACTTCTGAACATTTACGTGCGGAATTGAAATCACTGGCGGATACGCTGGAAGAAGTGTTGCGTGGTTCCGCGCAAAAACCCAAAGCCGAGTTTGAAAAACTGCGTACTAAAGCGGAGCGCGCGCTCAAGGATACCCGCAGCCGTCTTGGCGATGGCAGCGAGCGTCTGGAGGAGCAAACCCGTGTGGTGGCCAGTAAGGCAGATGAATACGTACACGAATATCCTTGGGCGGGCATTGGCGTTGGCGCCGTGGTCGGCTTTATCCTCGGTGCACTTATTACACGGCGCTAA
- the mzrA gene encoding EnvZ/OmpR regulon moderator MzrA produces MKRSRLGLLAVVVVVSLTLLLPTLCRDDSTLQITVARERGSLPDGFFLYQLLEDRGIHVKSITPAKDSMIIHLDTPEQAQAAQLVLQSHLPEGYAILKSRRYSAWQWLYRPAADEERLG; encoded by the coding sequence ATGAAACGCTCCCGCCTCGGTTTGCTGGCGGTGGTGGTGGTGGTGTCGCTGACGCTGTTATTGCCGACGCTGTGCCGCGACGACAGCACGCTGCAAATCACCGTTGCCCGCGAACGCGGTTCGCTGCCGGACGGTTTTTTTCTCTATCAGTTGCTTGAGGATCGCGGTATCCACGTGAAAAGCATTACCCCCGCCAAGGACAGTATGATTATTCATCTGGACACCCCGGAACAAGCGCAGGCGGCGCAATTGGTGCTGCAAAGTCACCTGCCCGAGGGCTATGCGATACTGAAAAGCCGCCGCTACAGCGCCTGGCAGTGGCTATACCGTCCTGCCGCCGATGAGGAGCGTCTGGGTTAA
- a CDS encoding DedA family protein, with product MDIFKELLHAIWQQDFETLSDPSLVWTIYLLVFVILFLENGLLPAAFLPGDSLLILIGVLIAKGTLNFPLVLLLLTVAASLGSWISYIQGKWLENNRLVKSWLAHLPAHYHQRAYRMFHRHGLSALLIGRFVAFVRTLLPTIAGLSGLGSSRFHFFNWISAFLWVFILTLVGFILGKTPVFQRYEEELMLCLMLLPLALLTIGLVSSLVVIWRRKRLTDSDKE from the coding sequence ATGGATATCTTTAAGGAACTGTTGCACGCCATCTGGCAACAGGATTTTGAAACACTTTCCGATCCCAGCCTGGTTTGGACCATTTATTTGCTGGTGTTTGTCATCCTTTTTTTGGAGAACGGCCTACTGCCCGCCGCCTTTTTACCCGGCGACAGTTTATTGATATTAATCGGCGTGCTGATTGCAAAAGGGACGCTGAATTTTCCTCTCGTGCTGCTGCTTCTGACCGTCGCCGCCAGCTTGGGCAGTTGGATTAGTTACATACAGGGGAAATGGCTGGAAAATAACCGGCTGGTGAAGAGCTGGCTGGCGCATCTTCCAGCGCACTATCATCAGCGGGCCTACCGGATGTTTCATCGCCATGGGCTTTCGGCTTTGCTTATCGGCCGGTTCGTCGCGTTTGTGCGAACGCTGCTGCCGACTATCGCCGGTTTGTCCGGCCTAGGCAGTTCGCGTTTTCATTTTTTTAATTGGATCAGCGCCTTTCTATGGGTGTTTATCTTAACGCTCGTCGGGTTCATCCTCGGGAAAACGCCGGTGTTTCAGCGCTATGAAGAGGAATTGATGCTGTGCCTGATGCTGCTGCCGCTGGCGCTGTTGACTATCGGGCTGGTGAGTTCGCTGGTGGTCATCTGGCGCCGTAAACGGCTTACCGATTCGGATAAAGAATGA
- a CDS encoding IS256-like element ISSoEn2 family transposase, whose amino-acid sequence MDEKQLQALANELAKNLKTPEDLSHFDRLLKKISVEAALNAEMTQHLGYDKNQPKPGTNARNGYSTKTVTTGDGPLALRTPRDRDGSFEPQLVKKNQTRITGMDNQILSLYAKGMTTREIAAAFKELYDADVSPALVSKVTDAVMEQVVEWQNRPLDAVYPIVYLDCIVLKVRQDSRIINKSVFLALGINIEGQKELLGMWLAENEGAKFWLNVLTELKNRGLNDILIACVDGLKGFPDAINAVYPEARLQLCIVHMVRNSLRFVSWKDYKAVTRDLKAIYQAPTEEAGLQALEAFSSAWDIRYPQISRSWQANWANLATFFAYPTDIRKVIYTTNAIESLNSVIRHAIKKRKVFPTDDAVKKVVWLAIQAASQKWTMPLRDWRIAMSRFIIEFGDRLDDHF is encoded by the coding sequence ATGGACGAAAAACAGTTGCAGGCTCTGGCTAACGAACTGGCCAAAAATCTCAAAACCCCTGAAGATCTCAGTCACTTCGATCGGCTGCTGAAAAAAATCAGCGTCGAAGCAGCTCTCAATGCCGAAATGACCCAGCACCTCGGCTACGATAAAAATCAGCCTAAACCGGGGACCAACGCCCGCAACGGCTATTCCACAAAAACCGTTACCACTGGCGATGGCCCGCTGGCGCTGCGTACTCCGCGCGATCGTGACGGTTCCTTTGAACCGCAACTGGTGAAGAAGAACCAGACCCGGATTACCGGGATGGATAACCAGATTTTATCGTTGTACGCCAAAGGGATGACCACCCGCGAGATCGCCGCCGCGTTCAAAGAGCTGTATGACGCCGATGTCTCGCCGGCGCTGGTCTCAAAGGTCACCGATGCGGTCATGGAGCAGGTTGTCGAATGGCAAAACCGGCCTCTGGATGCAGTCTATCCCATTGTTTATCTTGACTGTATCGTTCTAAAAGTCCGGCAGGACAGCCGCATCATCAACAAATCTGTGTTCCTGGCGCTGGGCATCAACATCGAAGGCCAGAAAGAGTTGCTAGGTATGTGGCTGGCCGAAAATGAAGGCGCAAAGTTCTGGCTGAACGTGCTGACAGAGCTGAAAAACCGCGGCCTGAACGATATCCTTATCGCCTGCGTAGACGGGCTGAAAGGTTTCCCTGACGCTATTAACGCGGTGTATCCGGAGGCGCGGCTCCAGCTGTGTATCGTACATATGGTGCGCAACAGCCTGCGGTTCGTCTCCTGGAAGGACTACAAGGCCGTCACCCGCGACCTGAAAGCTATCTATCAGGCCCCTACGGAAGAAGCCGGCTTGCAGGCGCTGGAAGCGTTCTCCAGTGCCTGGGACATCCGCTACCCGCAAATAAGTCGAAGCTGGCAGGCAAACTGGGCCAATCTGGCCACGTTCTTTGCCTACCCAACGGACATCCGCAAGGTGATCTACACGACCAACGCCATCGAGTCGTTAAACAGCGTGATCCGGCATGCCATCAAAAAGCGCAAGGTGTTCCCGACCGACGACGCAGTGAAAAAGGTGGTGTGGCTGGCGATACAGGCGGCCTCACAGAAATGGACAATGCCTTTGAGGGACTGGCGCATAGCAATGAGCCGCTTTATTATCGAGTTCGGTGACCGCCTGGACGATCACTTCTGA